Genomic DNA from Methanofollis sp. W23:
CGGCTCAGCGCCCTTGGCGAGGTGATCGACCGGTTCACCGCCCTCTCGATGAAAGAACTCGAAGGCGTCCCCCTCACCGCCGATGACCATGCCTTCATCAGGGGCGCCGCCGAGACCCTCGACGGCCTTGTTCTCGGCCTTGAGGAACAGACGACTCTGGTCGCCGACGTGCACTCAGACCCGTACGATGACATCGTCCTCGAAGAGGGCGTGGGGTACGTCGACCTCATCGTCGTCGCCTGTCCCGCTTCAGACGGCGAGGCCACTCTCTGCGCCGGTCCGGTCCTCTCGTACTACGAGTTCACGCACCCGCTCGACGACCGCCTCACCGACGAGGCATGGATGCAGATGCTCAGGGACGATCCCCCGCCCAGGCCCTGGTGGACCGCCGGGTATGCGGCGGTGGCGTGAGGTGCGTTCCTTCCTGACCGGGGTGGGGCGCCTCGTCGTCGTCAGGTGAGTGGGATTGAAATACCTCTCCCGCTCACCTTTTTTCCAGCATGCACGGCTATCTTGCGATCACCCGCCCGGTCAACTCGGTCGTCGCCGGGCTCGCCGGGGTGCTCGGTTACCTCATCGCCACCGGCACGGTCAGGCCTGAGGCGGCGTTCCTCATCGGGATCATCGCCCTTGTCACCGCCGCAGGCAACACCATCAACGACTACTGCGACGCCGAGATCGACGCCGTCAACCGCCCTGACCGCCCCGTACCTTCGGGTGCGGTCTCCAGGCGCGGGGCGCTCGTCTATGCCGCGCTCCTCTTTACCGGCGGCGTCGTCCTGGCGTTCTTCACCAACGTTCTCTGTCTTGGGATCGCCGTCTTCAACTCGGTGCTCCTGGTGCTCTACGCCGTGCGCCTCAAGGGTACTCCCTTTCTTGGCAACCTCGCCGTCGCCTACCTCTCGTCCTCGATCTTCCTCTTCGGCGGGGCGCTCGCCGGGCCCGCGGGGCTTGCCGCCAACCTCCCGGTGGCAGGGGTCACCCTCCTCGCCATGCTTGCCCGCGAGGTGCTCAAAGACGCCGAGGACGTCGAGGGCGACCGCGCCGGCGGGGCCCGGACTCTCCCGATGATCCTCGGGGTGCCCAGGTCGGTCGGGCTTGCCCTCGGCTTCGCCCTTGCGGCCGCCGTCCTCTCGATGCTCCCGGTCTTCCGGTGGTGGGGCCTCCCGTACCTCCTTGCCATCGGCGCCCTCAACCTTCTCGTCTTCGTCAGGTCGGCGGGGGTGCGCGAGTGCGCCACGCCGGCCTGTGTCCGCGACTCCCGCGTCACCTCGACCCTGAAGAAAGGGATGTTCCTCTCGTTGCTGGTCTTCACCGCCGCCGCGGTGATATACTGAACCTGAAAAAAATCAAAAAATATCCCACCTTTTCGATCCAGTCCCGCAATGTGGACAGGCGGGTGAAAAATAATTTATACCGGCTGGTGATCTCTTCCTCAAAAATATAAACAAACCGAAACCTTTTCTTCTCTCGCACGGTATGATCGTGTGGAGAGCATGAAGGTCTATCAGCGCGGGGACACCTATATTGCACCAAAAGGATCTTTTTTTGACGGAAATATCTATATCCCTGGAAATTTTATCGTCCCTGCTGAGACGCATATCTGGGGCCGCCTCGATGTCGACGGCTGTCTCGAACTCGGGCCTCTCTCGACCGTCGGCGACGACGTCACCTGCGGCTCAGGGGTCATCGGTCCAGGGGTGCGGATCAAGGGGGTGCTCTCGTCGGCCGGCACGCTCACCATCTCTGACCGGGCGGAGATCCATGGCGTCAATGCCCAGGGGGACATCATCCTCAGGCCAGGGGCGGACGTCGGCGAGGTGAGGAGCGAGGCCACCATCTATGTCTACGGCAAGATCGCCTCGACCAAACTCACTGGCAAGAACGTGAAGGTGATGGGGAATTAGCGGCAGATCCCCTGCCTCAATGATCAGTACTTTTTTTGGCTCTGTAGAATCTCTTATCAATTCTTGATACACGTGTGATTCACCAGCCTTCCTATTGTTTCTTGCTCAGGGTGCGGCTTCCGGATCTCTGGATGAAGAGTGGGCCGGAGAGGGATCCATTGATATTCATGGGGGGAATTGTGCCGTTCTTGTTCAATCTTCATAGTGAGGGCTTAGGGTGCCGGAGGCACCTGGAGACCGTTGCCCTCGCGCTGGGGGACTCCGCCCCCAGACCCCCGCTGATGAAGATTGGCGGAGGATTGCGTCCCATCTTCATGATCTCAACTCTTCCTTTCCGTCCTCATCGCCATCCCTGGGGTCCTGGGACAGCGCCCCCGGCGGGGGGAGGGGGAAGGCGACAGATGCATGGGTGCGCGATGAACACGTGGGGATCTCTTCATCGTCATCCATCGCCATCAATCGGTGAGGAGGAGGGGCGGAGAGTTCTGGGATGATCTCATTGATATTCATGGAAGGAATGGTGCCGTCCCTGGCCAATCTTCATGACAAGGGCTTCGGTGTCGGAGGCGCCTGAAGCTTGTTGTTTGAGTGATCGGATGAGAGAGAGGGAGAGCATGAGATCTGATTACATGTACGCACGCCCTCGCGCCGGGGGCTGGCCGCCCCCGGACCCCCGCGATGGCGATAGGTGGAGGACCGCTGTCCTGTGATCAAGGGGGATGCTTCTCCCAATTGTTTCGACCGCGTCCCTCCCTCGACCAATCTTCATGGTGAGGGCTTCGGGTGCCGGAGGCACCTGGAGACCGTGTCTAATTTTTGAAGACGAACAAAAGAGTCGAGAAAAGGACTATGTAGAAATCCTCACCCCCCTTCCCTCATGAATCTCGCCGGGGGCGCTGCCCCCGACATCGATGTTTGGGAAGGCGTGATGATCAGAACGTGCCGCCCTCTTTGCGACTCTTCATTGCAATCTCGCACCGGGGGGCGAGTGCCCCCCGGACCCCCCCGGCGAGGATAGGCGGGGGCGGCAATGACGTGATGATCCTATGTGGTGTCCTGCTCCGAAGAGGGAACAAGGATCCACTCACTGGAGACCAACAAGAATTTTCATCCCGTATGCGTGAACCCCGAGTTCATGCCCGTTTCTACAGAGTCGAGAAAAGTGAAATCTATCTTGATCAGGCCAGAGCCAGGCACATGAAAACCCGGCACCAGGCCTCCCCCTTTCTTCAAGTATTCCCTGGGACACTCTCAGAGCCAAGTCCGATCTCTGCGATCTCGGTGAGGTCGTTCCAGTCGAGGACGGTCTCGACGCACCCGTCCTTGAGGGTGACCACGCCCATCCCGATGAGCCCGATCCGGTCGCAGAGTTCGAGCCCCTCTTTGATCTCCATCAGGCACCCGACCCCGATGACCGCCTCAGGATGGTACTGCTTTACCATCCGCTTGATAAATGTCGAACCAGGCACGATGAAGACCCGGTAGCCCATCGCTTCATATGCATCGATCTCAGACCCGATGGCGCACCGTTTGCACCGGCGACAGACCAGACCTTCAGGGGTAAGGCGGGCCGGGCAGTCCCCTGCCCTCAGGCACTGGGGCAGGAAGATCGCCCGCTTTTTCACCGGTGTCTCCCCGAACGTCTTCATGTTCATGGTGTTGTGGAGCCTGATGAAAAAGGTGACCAGGTCCTTGTCGTCGAACCCGAAGAACTTGCAGATCCCCTTGATCATTCCCTCAAGCAGGACCATCCCGCTCTTCATCAACCGCGGGAAGTAAAACTCTCCGTTCCTGACCGAGAACGTGGCAATGGTCATGACAATAATCGCCCCGACGAACATCCCGATGAAGATAAGGACCGTGATCTCGCCGATCAGCGTCATCAACGGCGTCCAGAGCGGGCTTGAGAGAAACATGGTTGACATAAGATATGGGAAGGGAATTTATATATTCCGGGGTCAAGGCATCGGATCGAAGGGCGGCCTCAACACCCCCTCCTCGGTGATGATCCCGCTCACCAGGTCGAGAGGCGTGGCGTCGAAGGCGTAGTTGGTGCACCGCACGCCTTCCCGCACCGTCCGCCTGCCATTGAAGACCGCGATCTCCTCCTCGTCGCGCTCCTCGATCTCCACCTCGTCCTCGCCCAGCACCTGGTCAAAGGTCGAGCGCGGCGCCGCCACATAGAAGGGGATCCCGTGGTGGCGGGCGCAGACCGCGTGCATGTAGGTCCCGATCTTGTTGAAGGCCACATCGCGGGTGATCCGGTCGGCCCCCACGACCACGCAGTCGATCTCGCCTTTGCGCATCAGGAACGCCGCGGTCGAATCGGTGATCACCCGCACCGGGATCCCGTCCTCTGCGAGTTCGAAGGCGGTGAGACGCCCCCCCTGCAGGAGCGGCCGCGTCTCGCACGCCGTGACCGAGACTTTTTTGCCGGCCTCGACCGCCGAGCGGACGACCCCGAGCGCCGTCCCCCAGGTCGAGCAGGCCAGGCCCCCGGCATTGCAGTGAGTGAGCACCCGTGCGCCGTCAGGGATGAGCGCCGCCCCATGGCTCCCGATCGCCCGACAGGTCGCCTCGTCCTCGGCGGCGATGCGGTCGGCCTCGACGACCGCCGCCTCCTTTGCGGCTCCGACCGATTCTGCCGCCCCGGCGGCGGCGAGCACCCGGTCGATCCCCCAGCCCAGGTTCACCGCAGTCGGGCGCGTCGCCCTCAGGAACTCGGCGGCATTGACGGCCTCGGCGAGGAACCCTTCCATCTCGGCGGCCTCGCTCTGCATTGCGGCCATGGCGACCCCGTAAGCCCCGGCGATCCCGAGGGCCGGCGCCCCCCGCACCTCGAGCCGCCTGATCGCCCTCGCCAGGCGTTCGAGATCAGTACACTCCACCATCTCCAGGTGTTCAGGGAGGAGAGTCTGGTCGATAAAGACGATTCCCTCACCCTTGCGGGCGATGGTCCGCGGGATCACGCTCCCACCTTGCGCGTGTCCTGGTAGGCCCGCATCGCCGCCGCCCCGGCCATCGCCACGCAGTCAGGGATATCTTTCGGGGCGACCGCCGTCCCGGCCACATAGATCCCGGGCCTGAGCGTCGAGACCGTGTTCATCTTCTCGTCCTTGATATGCACAAACCCGGTCGGCTCCAGGGTGATCCCGAGCCGCCCGGCCAGTTCCTCGGCCCCTGCCGGGGGCTGCATCCCGACTGAGAGGATGACAAGGTCTGGGTGGAGGTACTCGACCTCCTCGCTCTCCGTGTCCTCGACCATCAACTCGAGCCCGCCGTCCCTGGCGGCGATCTCGCCTGGCATCCCGCGCAGGAACCGAACGCCCATCGCCTTGGCCCGTTCGAAATATTCCTCGTAGCCCTTCCCATAGGCCCTGAGGTCCATGTACAGCACGGTCACCTCGGTCCCTGGATGGTGCTCCTTGATCAGGATGGCGTTCTTGACCGCCGCCATACAGCAGACGCAGGAACAGTACGGACGGTCGATCTGCATGTCCCGCGACCCCACGCACTGGAGGAAGGCGATGCTCTCCGGCACCGCCCCGTTCGAGAGCCGGCGGAGTTCGCCCTTCGTCGGGCCGCTCGCGTTGATCATCCGCTCGAACTCGAGGTTGGTCACGACGTCGGGGAGCTGGAGGTACCGGAGATTGGGCTTCCGCGAAGGGTCGAAGGTGGCGTAGCCCGTGGTGATCACCACCGCGGCGGCATGGACCTCGGTCTCTTCCTCGTGGTCCTCGTCGTCCCTGAGCACGGCGTCCTTGCCGCAGGCCTCGTAGCAGAGCCCGCAGTCGATGCAGTGCTCGGCGTCCCTCACCGTGATGTTCGGGACGGCCTGGGGCATTGGTTTGTATACCGCCTTGCGCACCCCGATCCCGGCGTCGAACCGGTTGTAGACCTCGACCGGGCAGACCTCGGTGCAGTCGCCGCAGCCATTGCACTCCTTCTCGTCGATATAGCGGGGGTGGCGGAGGAGGCGGACCGTGAAGTCCCCGACCTCGCCCTCGACCCCGACGACCTCGGTGCAGGTATGGAGGGTGACGAGCGGGTGGCGCTCGACGTCGACCATCTTGGGGGAGAGGATGCACATCGAGCAGTCGTTCGTCGGGAAGGTCTTGTCGAGCATGGCCATATGCCCGCCGATCGTCGGTTCGCGCTCGACGAGGTGGACCTTCACTCCATGATTCGCAAGGTCGAGAGCGGCCTGGATCCCGGTGATCCCGCCGCCGACCACGACCACGTCAGCCACGCCTATACCTCCCGGCCAATTCGACATAGACACGTGCATTCTCCCTGATGTGCTCGCGCTGCTCAGGGTCGACCTCCTTGACGACCTTGCCTGGGACGCCGAGGACCACGGAACCCGGCGGGACGACCTTGCCTTCGGTGACCACCGCGCCGGCGCCGATGATCGAACCTTCTCCGACGACCGCCCCGTTCATCACGATCGCCCCCATCCCGACAAGCACCTCGTCTGAGATGGTGCACCCATGGATAATGGCGCCATGCCCGACCGAGACCCGTTCGCCGATGATGCTCGGGTGACCGGTGCTGCCGTGGACGACGGCGTTGTCCTGGATGTTGGAGTCGGCGCCGATGACGATCCGGTCCCGGTCGCCCCTCACGACGGCGCCGAACCAGACCGCCGCTCTCTCGCCGAGGGTGACGTCCCCGAGTACCGTGG
This window encodes:
- a CDS encoding DUF116 domain-containing protein, with amino-acid sequence MSTMFLSSPLWTPLMTLIGEITVLIFIGMFVGAIIVMTIATFSVRNGEFYFPRLMKSGMVLLEGMIKGICKFFGFDDKDLVTFFIRLHNTMNMKTFGETPVKKRAIFLPQCLRAGDCPARLTPEGLVCRRCKRCAIGSEIDAYEAMGYRVFIVPGSTFIKRMVKQYHPEAVIGVGCLMEIKEGLELCDRIGLIGMGVVTLKDGCVETVLDWNDLTEIAEIGLGSESVPGNT
- a CDS encoding geranylgeranylglycerol-phosphate geranylgeranyltransferase — translated: MHGYLAITRPVNSVVAGLAGVLGYLIATGTVRPEAAFLIGIIALVTAAGNTINDYCDAEIDAVNRPDRPVPSGAVSRRGALVYAALLFTGGVVLAFFTNVLCLGIAVFNSVLLVLYAVRLKGTPFLGNLAVAYLSSSIFLFGGALAGPAGLAANLPVAGVTLLAMLAREVLKDAEDVEGDRAGGARTLPMILGVPRSVGLALGFALAAAVLSMLPVFRWWGLPYLLAIGALNLLVFVRSAGVRECATPACVRDSRVTSTLKKGMFLSLLVFTAAAVIY
- a CDS encoding polymer-forming cytoskeletal protein, whose translation is MKVYQRGDTYIAPKGSFFDGNIYIPGNFIVPAETHIWGRLDVDGCLELGPLSTVGDDVTCGSGVIGPGVRIKGVLSSAGTLTISDRAEIHGVNAQGDIILRPGADVGEVRSEATIYVYGKIASTKLTGKNVKVMGN
- a CDS encoding gamma carbonic anhydrase family protein, giving the protein MNHNLRIGDEVFIAENATVLGDVTLGERAAVWFGAVVRGDRDRIVIGADSNIQDNAVVHGSTGHPSIIGERVSVGHGAIIHGCTISDEVLVGMGAIVMNGAVVGEGSIIGAGAVVTEGKVVPPGSVVLGVPGKVVKEVDPEQREHIRENARVYVELAGRYRRG
- the mtnA gene encoding S-methyl-5-thioribose-1-phosphate isomerase, whose translation is MIPRTIARKGEGIVFIDQTLLPEHLEMVECTDLERLARAIRRLEVRGAPALGIAGAYGVAMAAMQSEAAEMEGFLAEAVNAAEFLRATRPTAVNLGWGIDRVLAAAGAAESVGAAKEAAVVEADRIAAEDEATCRAIGSHGAALIPDGARVLTHCNAGGLACSTWGTALGVVRSAVEAGKKVSVTACETRPLLQGGRLTAFELAEDGIPVRVITDSTAAFLMRKGEIDCVVVGADRITRDVAFNKIGTYMHAVCARHHGIPFYVAAPRSTFDQVLGEDEVEIEERDEEEIAVFNGRRTVREGVRCTNYAFDATPLDLVSGIITEEGVLRPPFDPMP
- a CDS encoding CoB--CoM heterodisulfide reductase iron-sulfur subunit A family protein translates to MADVVVVGGGITGIQAALDLANHGVKVHLVEREPTIGGHMAMLDKTFPTNDCSMCILSPKMVDVERHPLVTLHTCTEVVGVEGEVGDFTVRLLRHPRYIDEKECNGCGDCTEVCPVEVYNRFDAGIGVRKAVYKPMPQAVPNITVRDAEHCIDCGLCYEACGKDAVLRDDEDHEEETEVHAAAVVITTGYATFDPSRKPNLRYLQLPDVVTNLEFERMINASGPTKGELRRLSNGAVPESIAFLQCVGSRDMQIDRPYCSCVCCMAAVKNAILIKEHHPGTEVTVLYMDLRAYGKGYEEYFERAKAMGVRFLRGMPGEIAARDGGLELMVEDTESEEVEYLHPDLVILSVGMQPPAGAEELAGRLGITLEPTGFVHIKDEKMNTVSTLRPGIYVAGTAVAPKDIPDCVAMAGAAAMRAYQDTRKVGA